A part of Paenarthrobacter sp. A20 genomic DNA contains:
- the glsA gene encoding glutaminase A, whose product MLDSNVEGVEQSVSTGTLPGWEQVDSLVVESHSRNRACKDGAVADYIPALAHADPELFGVCLVEVDGGVHAAGDANVEFSIQSISKAFVYALVCGEFGHAALAGLVGVNNTGLAFNSVIALELNDGHPMNPMVNAGALATTALMPGSTPDEQWEAIHSGLSAFAGRDLVLDEEVCRSEAATNTRNRAIARLLESYGRIARDPMEVVDVYTKQCALRVSARDLATMGATLADGGVNPVTGTRVVSADVCRDTLAILAANGLYERSGEWLFEIGLPGKSGVSGGLLTVSPGKAGIGAFSPRLDPAGNSVRGQQATAYLSRVLGLNIFASRAQGQPND is encoded by the coding sequence GTGTTGGATTCGAATGTTGAAGGCGTGGAGCAGTCGGTCTCCACAGGAACATTGCCCGGCTGGGAGCAGGTTGATTCGCTGGTCGTCGAATCGCATAGCCGGAATCGTGCGTGCAAGGACGGTGCTGTCGCAGACTACATTCCTGCCTTGGCACATGCCGATCCGGAACTCTTCGGCGTCTGCTTGGTGGAGGTGGACGGCGGAGTGCATGCGGCCGGCGACGCGAACGTGGAGTTTTCCATACAGTCCATTTCCAAGGCTTTCGTTTACGCCTTGGTCTGTGGGGAATTTGGCCATGCCGCTTTGGCAGGCCTTGTGGGCGTCAACAACACCGGCCTGGCGTTCAACTCCGTGATTGCCCTTGAGCTCAACGACGGCCATCCCATGAACCCCATGGTTAACGCGGGTGCCCTGGCCACCACAGCACTGATGCCCGGCAGTACTCCCGATGAGCAATGGGAGGCCATTCACTCAGGACTATCGGCTTTCGCGGGTCGGGACCTGGTGCTGGATGAGGAGGTGTGCCGGTCCGAGGCAGCCACCAACACCCGCAACCGTGCCATTGCCCGCCTATTGGAAAGCTACGGGAGGATCGCTCGCGATCCGATGGAAGTGGTGGACGTCTATACCAAACAATGCGCACTCCGGGTCAGTGCCCGCGACCTTGCCACCATGGGCGCCACACTCGCCGATGGCGGCGTCAACCCTGTGACAGGCACGCGGGTGGTCTCAGCTGACGTCTGCCGGGACACCCTGGCGATCCTTGCAGCAAACGGGCTGTACGAAAGGTCGGGGGAATGGTTGTTCGAGATCGGCCTTCCGGGTAAGTCCGGAGTGTCCGGCGGCCTGCTGACCGTGTCTCCCGGGAAGGCCGGAATCGGGGCCTTCTCTCCGCGGCTCGATCCCGCCGGCAACAGCGTTCGTGGCCAGCAGGCCACAGCGTATCTCTCCCGCGTCCTGGGCCTGAACATCTTCGCTTCCCGGGCACAAGGTCAACCAAACGATTGA
- a CDS encoding DUF6855 family protein: protein MAAGIKDDPWQLTTAPGSSDYTMYKDEAADPPALVCQVGSTKLLYQLRAIEDLHAWLVEQGDWVPLGAADEGKDAAPGTVEAWGRSESNPVGGWYGLRKGYRGRFGMYMPPLLEALGLAELTHEKRNNTMRAITR, encoded by the coding sequence ATGGCCGCTGGAATCAAAGACGATCCCTGGCAACTCACCACTGCCCCGGGATCCTCCGACTACACCATGTACAAGGACGAAGCCGCAGATCCGCCTGCCCTTGTTTGCCAAGTGGGTTCCACCAAGTTGCTTTACCAGCTGCGCGCCATAGAGGACCTCCATGCATGGCTCGTGGAACAAGGCGATTGGGTTCCCCTGGGTGCTGCTGACGAAGGCAAGGACGCCGCCCCCGGAACCGTCGAAGCCTGGGGCCGCAGCGAAAGCAACCCCGTGGGTGGCTGGTACGGGCTTCGCAAGGGTTACCGTGGCAGGTTCGGCATGTACATGCCGCCGCTGCTGGAGGCGCTCGGTTTGGCTGAGCTCACCCACGAGAAGCGGAACAACACCATGCGGGCCATCACGCGGTAG
- a CDS encoding MFS transporter, which produces MAALRALRPFAHREFRVLISALSISIFGSGMWAVAMVYEVIHLGGGPLELSLVATAASVGLVGFVLAGGIAADRLPQRLLIIAVEGANLAVIATVTALAMLNVLQLWHLAIGAFVLGVGQAFFFPAYSAILPRILPADDLLAANGLEGTVRPVLQQAAGPALAGILVAALSPAHAVAGVAVCHLLAFGIVNFLSRQTFGPSSPDPGGPPAKSSLFKDLREGFSYTIRTPWLLWTLMWACLSVLFLIGPIEVLLPFVVQDQLGGDSRMFGFLLAIMGVGSAIAALATASLRLPRRYLTVMVVTWGLGSLPVAAIGFMDSFWMLGAAMLIFGVTEGIGTVIWGTLLQRRVPRHLLGRISSLDFFVSLALMPVSMALAGPVAEVVPLWLIFFIGGLACPIMAFVALFAARMMTDEIENPLTSGAEDPESADTQPDSV; this is translated from the coding sequence ATGGCCGCGTTGAGGGCGCTGCGTCCCTTTGCACACCGGGAATTCCGGGTGCTGATTTCTGCGCTGTCCATCTCCATCTTCGGATCCGGTATGTGGGCAGTGGCGATGGTCTATGAAGTGATCCACCTCGGCGGCGGCCCGCTGGAGTTGTCGCTGGTTGCTACGGCCGCCAGCGTCGGTTTGGTGGGGTTCGTTCTGGCGGGCGGCATCGCGGCTGACAGGCTGCCGCAGCGGCTGCTGATCATCGCGGTGGAAGGCGCCAACCTGGCCGTCATCGCCACGGTGACGGCGCTGGCCATGCTCAATGTCCTGCAACTGTGGCACCTGGCCATCGGCGCCTTCGTCCTGGGCGTTGGACAGGCGTTCTTCTTCCCCGCCTACTCGGCCATCCTGCCGCGCATCCTGCCTGCTGATGATCTCCTGGCAGCCAATGGCTTGGAAGGTACTGTGCGGCCGGTTCTGCAGCAGGCCGCCGGCCCAGCCCTTGCGGGGATCCTGGTGGCTGCACTGTCTCCGGCACACGCTGTCGCAGGGGTTGCTGTCTGCCATTTGCTGGCGTTCGGGATCGTGAACTTCCTTAGCCGCCAAACGTTCGGTCCGTCCTCCCCCGATCCTGGCGGGCCACCGGCAAAGTCATCCCTCTTCAAGGACCTCCGGGAAGGATTCAGCTACACCATCCGCACCCCGTGGCTGCTGTGGACGCTGATGTGGGCATGCCTGTCCGTACTGTTCCTGATCGGTCCAATCGAGGTCCTGCTTCCCTTCGTGGTCCAGGACCAGTTGGGAGGCGATTCGAGGATGTTTGGCTTCCTGCTGGCCATCATGGGAGTCGGCAGCGCCATAGCTGCACTGGCAACGGCATCCTTACGCCTCCCCCGGCGCTACCTGACGGTGATGGTGGTGACATGGGGTTTGGGGAGCCTGCCGGTTGCCGCTATTGGTTTCATGGACAGCTTCTGGATGCTCGGTGCTGCCATGCTCATCTTCGGAGTCACAGAGGGCATCGGGACAGTCATCTGGGGCACGTTGCTGCAACGGCGCGTGCCACGGCATTTGCTGGGCCGGATTTCCAGTTTGGACTTTTTTGTTTCCTTGGCTCTGATGCCGGTTTCCATGGCTCTGGCCGGCCCGGTTGCGGAGGTTGTTCCCCTCTGGCTGATCTTCTTTATCGGTGGTTTGGCGTGCCCCATCATGGCCTTCGTGGCGCTCTTCGCAGCACGAATGATGACTGATGAGATCGAGAACCCCTTGACCTCCGGTGCCGAGGATCCGGAATCTGCAGACACGCAGCCAGACTCTGTGTAG
- a CDS encoding LamB/YcsF family protein, which translates to MDLNADLGESFGSWTMGDDASMFRIVTSANVACGFHAGDPLTMLDSCRAAFELDVRVGAHVGYRDLAGFGRRSLDMTFDELFGDVLYQLGALDGMAHAVGASVDYVKPHGALYNRIVRDEEQAEAVVAAVHAYDPGLPVLGLPGSAWLTLAEQSGHPVFREAFVDRAYLPDGTLVPRTQEGAVLHDQAAVVAQAVRLATRKEVLAIDGTVVPVQADSLCIHGDTPGAVTMAAAVREGLDQAGVQIEAFA; encoded by the coding sequence GTGGACCTGAACGCTGACCTCGGGGAGTCTTTCGGCTCATGGACCATGGGAGACGACGCATCGATGTTCCGCATCGTGACCAGCGCCAATGTGGCCTGCGGCTTCCACGCAGGCGATCCCCTCACCATGCTGGACAGCTGCCGCGCGGCCTTTGAACTGGACGTCCGCGTTGGAGCCCACGTGGGATACAGGGACCTGGCTGGCTTCGGGCGGCGTTCCTTGGACATGACGTTCGACGAACTCTTCGGCGATGTGCTCTACCAACTTGGTGCACTCGATGGCATGGCCCACGCGGTGGGAGCCTCGGTGGATTATGTGAAACCGCACGGCGCCCTCTACAACAGGATCGTCCGTGATGAAGAGCAGGCCGAGGCCGTGGTAGCCGCCGTCCACGCGTACGATCCCGGGCTGCCTGTGCTTGGCCTGCCGGGCTCGGCATGGCTGACACTCGCCGAACAATCCGGTCATCCGGTGTTCCGCGAGGCGTTCGTGGACAGGGCCTACCTGCCGGACGGCACGCTGGTACCCCGCACCCAGGAAGGTGCAGTTCTCCATGACCAGGCCGCCGTGGTGGCACAGGCCGTGCGGCTGGCAACGCGCAAGGAAGTGCTGGCCATCGACGGAACCGTGGTGCCGGTGCAGGCCGATTCGCTGTGCATCCACGGGGATACGCCCGGCGCCGTCACCATGGCTGCCGCTGTCCGGGAGGGCCTTGACCAGGCCGGCGTTCAGATTGAAGCGTTCGCATAG
- a CDS encoding biotin-dependent carboxyltransferase family protein: MSAVVTDPGTLTLAVEPDHALDRASMYLANTLLGNPDTSAGLEVLLGGLKLRFVTGSAVAVTGAEGMVTLNGSELPLNKAVRVAPGAVLEFGPALFGIRYYVAVQGGVEAGTAPLRAGASVTFGRPHGHGFPELNHPARRALDPERPVVARVTRGPQARNDDAGSWLRLTSEPWILSPESDRAGARLAGRPLEVAPREGGATQVPQPQPLEAGLVLLPPSGLPVIALAGHPPTAGSPVIAVVRDEDLDLIGQARPGQMVHLLG, encoded by the coding sequence ATGAGTGCAGTCGTGACGGATCCGGGGACGTTGACACTTGCTGTCGAGCCCGACCACGCCTTGGACCGCGCGTCCATGTACCTCGCCAACACCCTGCTCGGCAATCCGGACACCTCAGCCGGGCTTGAGGTGCTGCTGGGCGGGCTCAAGCTGAGGTTCGTGACAGGGTCAGCCGTGGCAGTTACAGGTGCCGAGGGCATGGTGACGCTCAACGGCTCTGAACTTCCCCTGAACAAGGCGGTCCGGGTGGCCCCGGGGGCAGTGCTGGAATTCGGTCCCGCGCTGTTTGGCATTCGGTATTACGTAGCTGTTCAGGGCGGCGTGGAAGCTGGGACTGCACCCTTGCGGGCCGGTGCTTCGGTGACGTTCGGACGGCCGCACGGCCACGGCTTCCCCGAGCTCAATCATCCCGCCCGGCGTGCGCTGGATCCGGAACGACCGGTGGTCGCCAGGGTTACGCGGGGGCCCCAGGCCAGGAATGACGACGCCGGCAGTTGGCTTCGGTTGACCAGCGAACCTTGGATTCTCTCGCCGGAGTCGGACCGGGCAGGTGCGCGACTGGCGGGGCGGCCTCTTGAGGTCGCTCCGAGGGAGGGCGGCGCGACTCAGGTACCCCAACCACAACCGCTGGAAGCAGGCTTGGTCCTCTTGCCGCCGTCGGGCCTTCCCGTCATTGCGTTGGCCGGCCACCCGCCAACTGCCGGGTCCCCCGTGATAGCGGTGGTCCGCGACGAGGACCTGGACTTGATCGGCCAGGCAAGACCGGGACAGATGGTGCATCTGCTCGGCTGA
- a CDS encoding MBL fold metallo-hydrolase produces MLKQLAEGVLVHESEFIQSNCTVVQGRDGVLLIDPGITANEMAAIAKDLRWLGQPVVAGFSTHPDWDHVLWHPDFGDPPRYGTSRCAASIQDVLSNADWKEQVAEGLPPEHADDIPMDLLGLITGLPAETPHIPWDGPAVRILEHQAHAPGHAALLIEGAGVLVAGDMLSDILMPFLDLQAADPLDDYLHALRLFESVADDVVAVIPGHGSVGGSVQLGERVSMDRAYAQALRDGREPDDPRIGPSAPLEWLADVHGWQMQQLAAKRQG; encoded by the coding sequence ATGCTGAAGCAACTTGCTGAGGGCGTTCTGGTTCACGAGAGCGAATTCATCCAGAGCAATTGCACCGTGGTTCAAGGCCGGGACGGGGTGCTGCTGATCGACCCCGGGATCACTGCCAACGAAATGGCGGCGATCGCGAAGGACCTTCGCTGGCTGGGCCAACCGGTGGTTGCAGGCTTTTCCACACATCCTGATTGGGACCACGTGCTGTGGCACCCCGATTTTGGTGATCCGCCCCGGTACGGAACGTCCCGATGCGCGGCTTCCATCCAGGATGTCCTGTCCAACGCGGACTGGAAGGAACAGGTGGCCGAAGGGCTGCCGCCGGAGCACGCCGACGATATCCCGATGGACTTGCTCGGGCTCATCACCGGACTGCCGGCAGAGACCCCGCACATTCCTTGGGATGGCCCCGCAGTCCGCATCCTGGAGCATCAGGCCCATGCGCCCGGACATGCGGCGCTGTTGATCGAGGGAGCCGGCGTCCTGGTGGCGGGCGACATGCTTTCCGACATCCTGATGCCGTTCCTCGACCTGCAGGCAGCGGATCCCCTGGACGACTACCTCCACGCTTTGCGGCTCTTCGAGTCGGTGGCCGACGACGTTGTTGCCGTCATCCCCGGCCACGGCTCGGTGGGCGGATCCGTGCAACTGGGGGAACGGGTCAGCATGGATCGCGCGTACGCGCAGGCGCTCAGAGATGGCCGGGAACCCGACGATCCCCGCATCGGCCCCTCGGCCCCGTTGGAATGGCTGGCTGACGTACATGGTTGGCAGATGCAGCAACTGGCCGCGAAACGGCAAGGATAG
- a CDS encoding VOC family protein, with the protein MPIKLENVGIAVRDLEETIAFFTDLGLTVLGRDTVSGEWADTAVGLDGNHAKIAVLQTPDGNGQLELFEYIHPDAIETNPTLPNEIGMHRVAFSVDDIDHALDIAAKHGCHPLRGVATYGDVYKLTYLRGPSGILVMLAQKLQG; encoded by the coding sequence ATGCCTATCAAACTTGAGAACGTCGGTATTGCGGTTCGGGATCTCGAAGAAACCATCGCGTTCTTCACGGACCTCGGCCTCACAGTGCTGGGCCGTGACACAGTCAGCGGTGAGTGGGCCGACACTGCCGTGGGGCTGGATGGCAACCACGCAAAAATTGCGGTGCTCCAGACCCCGGATGGCAACGGGCAACTGGAGCTTTTCGAATACATCCACCCTGACGCGATCGAAACCAACCCGACTCTTCCCAACGAGATCGGAATGCACCGGGTGGCCTTCTCGGTGGACGATATCGATCACGCGCTGGACATAGCTGCGAAGCATGGATGCCACCCCCTGCGGGGCGTGGCGACCTACGGCGACGTCTACAAACTCACCTATCTCCGCGGCCCCAGCGGGATTTTGGTCATGCTGGCCCAGAAACTCCAAGGCTGA
- a CDS encoding DUF445 domain-containing protein codes for MQVNSEQIPTEDVTNPARPAPATGSAPAKGRSAVVGLSAGDMEKAAALLRMKRLALALLIAMAVIFTLAFAFQKQYPWLEYVRAAAEGGMVGALADWFAVTALFKYPMGLKIPHTAIIPRRKDQIGESLSDFVESNFLSQEVVQDKLASIDIARKAGRWLSAPGGAERVAKEGGAMIRGAFTVLNDDDVQAVIEGMVRKHLLTPPWGPPVGRMAERIFADGHHHTLVDLLVDRAADWVDANHATVNRLVSDRSPLWVPTFVDGLVGDRVYVELSKFVRAVQADQNHQVRQSIDAYLTDLAQDLQHDPAMIERAESIKAQILGDPEVRELASRTWGTVKTALLNAVDDPDSELSLRFKTAVREFGARLVNDDELAGKVNAWIGDAAGYLVNTYRSDIAGVISDTVARWDAEETSQKIELQVGKDLQYIRINGTVVGALAGLAIFTVAHLLFG; via the coding sequence ATGCAGGTGAACTCTGAACAAATCCCAACCGAAGACGTCACCAACCCCGCCCGGCCAGCCCCGGCCACAGGTTCCGCTCCCGCGAAAGGACGTTCCGCCGTCGTCGGCCTTTCTGCCGGCGACATGGAAAAAGCGGCAGCGCTGCTCCGAATGAAACGGTTGGCGTTGGCGCTGCTGATCGCGATGGCCGTCATCTTTACGCTGGCGTTTGCGTTCCAGAAGCAGTATCCGTGGCTGGAATACGTCCGTGCAGCGGCCGAAGGCGGCATGGTGGGCGCCTTGGCTGACTGGTTCGCGGTGACGGCGCTGTTCAAGTACCCCATGGGCCTGAAAATCCCCCACACGGCCATCATTCCGCGCCGCAAGGACCAGATCGGCGAATCGCTCAGCGACTTCGTCGAAAGCAACTTCCTGTCCCAGGAAGTTGTGCAGGACAAGTTGGCCAGCATCGATATTGCCCGCAAGGCCGGCCGCTGGTTGTCCGCGCCGGGCGGCGCCGAACGTGTAGCCAAGGAAGGCGGCGCGATGATCCGCGGTGCCTTCACCGTCCTGAACGACGACGACGTGCAGGCAGTTATCGAGGGTATGGTCCGCAAGCACCTGCTCACCCCGCCTTGGGGACCGCCCGTTGGACGGATGGCCGAACGGATCTTCGCGGACGGGCACCACCACACGCTGGTTGACTTGTTGGTTGACCGTGCCGCCGACTGGGTGGACGCCAACCATGCCACGGTGAACCGGCTCGTCTCGGACCGCTCGCCTTTGTGGGTGCCGACGTTCGTGGACGGCCTGGTGGGCGACCGGGTGTACGTTGAACTCTCCAAATTTGTTCGGGCCGTACAAGCGGACCAGAACCACCAGGTCCGCCAGTCGATCGATGCGTACCTCACGGACCTGGCACAGGACCTGCAGCACGATCCCGCCATGATTGAGCGCGCTGAAAGCATCAAGGCGCAAATCCTGGGCGACCCCGAGGTCCGCGAACTGGCATCCCGCACATGGGGAACCGTGAAGACTGCGCTGCTCAACGCCGTCGACGATCCCGACAGCGAACTGAGCCTGCGCTTCAAGACCGCCGTCCGCGAGTTCGGTGCGCGCCTGGTCAACGACGACGAACTGGCCGGCAAGGTCAACGCGTGGATCGGTGATGCGGCCGGGTACCTGGTCAACACCTACCGTTCGGATATCGCCGGCGTCATCTCGGATACCGTGGCCCGTTGGGATGCCGAGGAAACGTCACAGAAGATCGAACTGCAGGTGGGCAAGGACCTCCAGTACATCCGGATCAATGGAACCGTGGTTGGTGCGCTGGCCGGGTTGGCGATCTTCACGGTGGCGCATCTGCTGTTCGGTTAG
- a CDS encoding glycerophosphodiester phosphodiesterase family protein produces MTSDDSTPSRPKVYAHRGASAAFAEHTRAAYLKAIDEGADGVECDVHLTRDQHVVLLHDANLDRTSTGTGPVAEHTLDELRGLDFSSWKGARIPEAYGGVADQLLTLPELLDILRGAGREIGLAIELKHPSPYKLKLEDRVLALLEEEGWTPEESRLENIRISFMSFDTDSVQRLLHSVPKEYICQLVDDFTVQELRQELGLGFLTGGAVANVMRATQLEAERVLDEGEVVIAGPGIEYVREHARNVQRWLESGRIFRVWTVDSERDVALCQGLGIHEITTNRPAQVLAQLMVSR; encoded by the coding sequence ATGACTAGCGACGACTCCACCCCAAGCCGGCCCAAGGTCTACGCCCATCGAGGTGCCAGCGCGGCCTTCGCCGAGCACACCCGTGCCGCTTACCTGAAGGCCATTGACGAGGGTGCCGATGGTGTGGAATGCGATGTCCACCTGACCCGGGACCAACACGTTGTGCTGCTGCACGACGCCAACCTGGACAGGACCTCCACCGGTACGGGGCCAGTCGCGGAGCACACCCTGGATGAACTCCGTGGGTTGGATTTCTCCTCATGGAAAGGCGCACGCATTCCCGAGGCCTATGGGGGAGTGGCAGACCAACTCCTTACCCTGCCCGAACTCCTGGATATCCTGCGCGGGGCGGGCCGGGAGATTGGCTTGGCCATTGAGCTGAAGCACCCCAGCCCCTACAAGCTCAAGCTCGAGGACCGCGTGCTGGCCCTTCTGGAAGAAGAGGGCTGGACTCCGGAGGAGTCCCGGTTGGAGAACATCCGGATTTCCTTCATGAGCTTTGATACCGATTCTGTCCAGCGCCTCCTGCACAGCGTGCCGAAGGAATACATCTGCCAACTGGTGGACGACTTTACGGTCCAGGAACTCCGGCAGGAACTCGGATTGGGCTTCCTGACGGGCGGCGCCGTAGCCAACGTGATGCGGGCAACCCAGCTTGAGGCCGAACGAGTATTGGACGAAGGAGAAGTGGTCATTGCCGGCCCCGGAATTGAATACGTGAGGGAGCATGCACGGAACGTTCAGCGCTGGTTGGAGTCGGGCCGCATCTTCCGGGTTTGGACTGTCGACTCGGAAAGGGACGTCGCGCTCTGCCAAGGCCTCGGCATTCACGAAATCACGACCAACAGGCCGGCGCAGGTACTTGCGCAGCTGATGGTGTCCAGGTAG
- a CDS encoding AzlC family ABC transporter permease, which translates to MSGNAAPMKLRDSPAFKIAVSLSIATGLYGVSFGALAVASGFDFWQTMVLSLLLFSGGSQFAFIGVVAGGGSGVAAMTASALLGLRNGIYGMQINAMLRPGGWRRYISAHVTIDESTATASGQSDPDEQQRGFWTAGIGIFILWNIFTAIGALAGDAMGDPKQWGLDGAAVAAFLALLWPRLKGREPWAIAAACALATILAVPFVPSGVPILVAAVVAGVIGWFSHARMDEGLEPDVDPYAGQHKREHGGGK; encoded by the coding sequence ATGAGCGGCAATGCCGCTCCCATGAAGCTCCGGGATTCGCCCGCCTTCAAGATCGCGGTGTCCCTGAGTATCGCCACGGGTCTTTACGGCGTGTCTTTTGGCGCCCTTGCCGTGGCGTCGGGGTTCGATTTCTGGCAGACGATGGTGTTGAGCCTCCTGCTGTTCAGCGGGGGATCGCAGTTTGCCTTCATCGGTGTCGTGGCCGGCGGGGGTTCCGGCGTGGCGGCCATGACGGCCAGTGCCCTTTTGGGCCTCCGCAACGGCATCTACGGTATGCAGATCAACGCCATGCTGCGCCCCGGAGGGTGGAGACGCTACATATCCGCCCATGTCACCATTGATGAATCGACGGCCACGGCGTCCGGCCAGTCCGATCCCGATGAGCAGCAACGCGGTTTTTGGACTGCCGGAATCGGAATATTCATCTTGTGGAATATTTTCACGGCCATCGGCGCCCTGGCTGGTGACGCGATGGGAGACCCCAAGCAATGGGGCTTGGACGGAGCAGCTGTTGCGGCGTTCCTGGCCTTGCTGTGGCCGAGGCTGAAGGGCCGTGAACCGTGGGCCATCGCCGCCGCGTGCGCATTGGCCACCATCCTGGCCGTGCCGTTTGTGCCCTCAGGTGTTCCCATCCTGGTGGCGGCAGTGGTGGCGGGCGTTATCGGATGGTTCAGCCACGCACGCATGGATGAAGGGCTTGAACCGGACGTGGATCCCTACGCAGGGCAGCACAAGCGCGAACACGGGGGCGGGAAATGA
- a CDS encoding AzlD domain-containing protein: MNLWLWILIACALAYLTKLVGYFVPAKLLESPRIMHVAGTMTIGLLASLTAVNAVASGQGLVLDARIGALVAAAVALWLRAPFLVVVISGAAAAALLRLLGWG, from the coding sequence ATGAACCTCTGGCTTTGGATTCTTATTGCCTGCGCGCTGGCGTACCTCACCAAGCTGGTGGGCTATTTTGTGCCCGCAAAGCTGCTGGAGAGCCCGCGGATCATGCACGTCGCCGGAACCATGACCATTGGCCTCCTGGCCTCCCTGACAGCGGTGAACGCCGTAGCTTCGGGCCAGGGCTTGGTCCTCGATGCCCGCATCGGCGCCTTGGTGGCTGCCGCCGTCGCGCTATGGCTTCGGGCTCCGTTCCTGGTGGTCGTCATCTCAGGGGCAGCAGCCGCAGCGTTGCTGCGGCTGCTGGGTTGGGGCTAG
- a CDS encoding DUF5684 domain-containing protein, translating to MNIPLSSYSSSGAESAATAGLVLLFMLIYFAVVFAIVGVLYMGIFTKAGRPAWGAFVPVYNGIKLLEIAGRPWYWYLLFFIPFAGIYFGIVSLNDLAKSFGKDAGYTVGLVLLPVVFVPMLSYGSAQYLGPAAGRQFVAYPPAYPQGYAQPPVQQPNGQQYR from the coding sequence ATGAATATTCCCCTGAGCTCATACTCTTCCAGCGGCGCCGAGTCCGCTGCCACGGCTGGCCTCGTCCTGCTGTTTATGCTGATCTACTTCGCCGTGGTTTTCGCGATCGTTGGCGTGCTTTACATGGGAATCTTCACCAAGGCCGGCCGCCCCGCGTGGGGTGCCTTCGTGCCGGTTTACAACGGCATTAAACTCTTGGAGATCGCAGGCCGTCCTTGGTACTGGTACCTGCTGTTCTTCATCCCGTTTGCAGGCATCTACTTCGGCATCGTGTCATTGAACGACCTCGCCAAGTCGTTTGGAAAGGACGCCGGCTACACGGTCGGCCTGGTCCTGCTGCCAGTTGTCTTCGTGCCGATGCTTTCCTACGGCTCCGCCCAGTACCTCGGACCTGCTGCCGGTCGACAGTTCGTGGCCTATCCGCCGGCGTACCCGCAAGGCTACGCCCAGCCGCCGGTCCAGCAGCCCAACGGGCAGCAGTACCGCTAG
- a CDS encoding TetR/AcrR family transcriptional regulator, with protein MEQPSERKPLRADAARNVDKIITAARQCFREHGPDVPLQTIAATAGVGPATLFRNFSDKEQLVLAALSRQLRQHVDPVAADALDGMDAAEGLINVIDAVMKVASDDANLLDAVAGRRGLLMGITGGLIGSMATLLERGQGQGSLRRDITIEDMVRLVAMLIGAVDTMEPGSEAWKRPVALIEDAIRTERPSRPLPEQSDIPGVTFAEPL; from the coding sequence ATGGAACAGCCCTCTGAACGCAAGCCCCTCAGGGCCGACGCCGCACGCAATGTGGACAAGATCATTACGGCGGCCCGGCAGTGTTTCCGGGAACATGGCCCCGACGTACCCTTGCAGACCATTGCCGCCACCGCTGGAGTTGGCCCCGCAACGCTGTTCCGCAACTTCTCGGATAAAGAGCAATTGGTCCTCGCCGCGCTGTCCCGCCAGCTGCGGCAGCATGTGGACCCGGTGGCTGCGGATGCCCTGGACGGCATGGACGCCGCTGAGGGCCTGATCAACGTCATCGACGCCGTGATGAAGGTCGCCAGCGACGATGCGAACCTGCTTGACGCCGTCGCCGGCCGACGCGGACTCCTCATGGGCATCACCGGCGGCCTCATCGGATCCATGGCGACCCTTCTTGAGCGCGGCCAGGGCCAAGGGTCCTTGCGACGTGACATCACCATCGAAGATATGGTCCGACTGGTTGCAATGCTGATCGGGGCAGTGGACACCATGGAACCCGGATCAGAAGCCTGGAAGCGTCCGGTGGCATTGATCGAAGACGCTATCCGTACCGAGCGCCCGTCCCGGCCGCTTCCTGAGCAATCGGATATCCCTGGCGTGACGTTCGCGGAGCCTCTCTAA
- a CDS encoding thiamine-binding protein — translation MLLAFSVAPSGQPASAANGGPTPDASVHDAVAAAVKIVRESGLPNQTDSMFTTIEGEWDEVFDVVKRATEAVGRYGSRVSLVIKADIRPGYSGELTGKVERLEDAISATD, via the coding sequence ATGTTGCTTGCATTCTCAGTCGCCCCATCGGGCCAGCCCGCTTCCGCCGCCAATGGGGGACCGACCCCCGACGCTTCGGTTCACGACGCCGTAGCTGCCGCCGTCAAGATCGTCCGAGAGTCTGGATTGCCGAACCAAACGGACTCCATGTTCACCACCATTGAAGGTGAATGGGACGAAGTCTTCGACGTCGTCAAGCGCGCCACCGAGGCCGTCGGCCGCTATGGGAGCCGCGTCTCCCTGGTGATCAAGGCAGACATCCGTCCCGGTTACAGTGGAGAACTCACCGGCAAGGTGGAACGCTTGGAAGACGCCATCTCCGCCACGGACTAG